A genomic stretch from Hoplias malabaricus isolate fHopMal1 chromosome 4, fHopMal1.hap1, whole genome shotgun sequence includes:
- the LOC136694020 gene encoding zinc finger protein 665-like — MLRSGVIKCEDMEDRSSSSQETCLDTPHTHTSNRKSFENKQKTYDCGECGKSFTQLGSLKTHQRIHTGEKPYHCSECGKSFTVQSRLQTHQRIHTGEKPYHCSECGKSFTQQSNLQKHQRIHTGEKPYHCSECGKSFTQQSNLQKHQRIHTGEKPYHCSECGKSFTEQGSLQTHQRIHTGEKPYHCSECGKSFTVQGSLQTHQRIHTGEKPYHCSECGKSFTVQSRLQTHQRIHTGEKPYHCSECGKSFTQQSNLQKHQRIHTGEKPYHCSECGKSFTEQGSLQTHQRIHTGEKPYHCSECGKSFTQQSSLQTHQRIHTGEKPYHCSECGKSFTVQGHLQTHQRIHTGEKPYHCSECGKSFTQQGSLKKHQRIHTGEKPYHCSECGKSFTEQGHLQTHQRIHTGEKPYHCSECGKSFTVQSSLQTHQRIHTGEKPYHCSECGKSFNHQSSVQKHHCVHPEPERLALSEGVPSEIGI; from the coding sequence ATGTTGAGATCAGGAGTgattaaatgtgaggatatGGAGGACAGAAGCTCCAGTTCTCAGGAAACATGCTTGGATActccccacactcacacatccaacaggaaatcttttgaaaacaaacagaaaacttatgactgtggagagtgtgggaagagttttactcagctgggtagtctcaaaacacaccagcgcattcacaccggagagaaaccgtatcactgttcagagtgtgggaagagttttactgtacagagtcgtctccaaacacaccagcgcattcacacaggagagaagccgtatcactgttcagagtgtgggaagagttttactcaacagagtaatctccaaaaacaccagcgcattcacacaggagagaagccgtatcactgttcagagtgtgggaagagttttactcaacagagtaatctccaaaaacaccagcgcattcacacaggagagaaaccgtatcactgttcagagtgtgggaagagttttactgaacagggtagtctccaaacacaccagcgcattcacacaggagagaaaccgtatcactgttcagagtgtgggaagagttttactgtacagggtagtcttcaaacacaccagcgcattcacacaggagagaaaccgtatcactgttcagagtgtgggaagagttttactgtacagagtcgtctccaaacacaccagcgcattcacacaggagagaagccgtatcactgttcagagtgtgggaagagttttactcaacagagtaatctccaaaaacaccagcgcattcacacaggagagaaaccgtatcactgttcagagtgtgggaagagttttactgaacagggtagtcttcaaacacaccagcgcattcacacaggagagaaaccgtatcactgttcagagtgtgggaagagttttactcaacagagtagtctccaaacacaccagcgcattcacacaggagagaaaccgtatcactgttcagagtgtgggaagagttttactgtacagggtcatctccaaacacaccagcgcattcacacaggagagaaaccgtatcactgttcagagtgtgggaagagttttactcaacagggtagtctcaaaaaacaccagcgcatccacacaggagagaaaccgtatcactgttcagagtgtgggaagagttttactgaacagggtcatctccaaacacaccagcgcattcacacaggagaaaaaccgtatcactgttcagagtgtgggaagagttttactgtacagagtagtctccaaacacaccagcgcattcacacaggagagaaaccgtatcactgttcagagtgtgggaagagttttaatcatCAGAGTTCTGTCCAGAAACATCACTGCGTTCACCCAGAACCAGAAAGGTTAGCACTGAGTGAGGGAGTACCTTCAGAGATTGGGATTTAA